A portion of the Vespula vulgaris chromosome 24, iyVesVulg1.1, whole genome shotgun sequence genome contains these proteins:
- the LOC127072247 gene encoding sodium- and chloride-dependent glycine transporter 1-like encodes MEESSPRIRPYLDWDNEDKYSVANSQAPLQGGEDDHPERGTWTGKFDFLLSLLGYSVGLGNVWRFPYLCYSNGGGAFLIPFTVMLIIAGLPLMFMELSLGQYASLGPVAAYKRFCPLLRGLGYGMVLVSSVVMLYYNLIIAWTLYYIFASVVGAGELPWAKCEDPWSTEDCFMPAAAEACTSQDYYYYKRKCLNSTQMASMGLTIENITNAIRKPPAEEYFTNHVLGMSSGIEETGSIRPSMATSLFLAWVIVFLCLSKGVQSSGKVVYFTALFPYVVLIALFVRGILLPGATEGILFYLTPDWKRLMSAKVWGDAAVQIFFALSPAWGGLITLSSYNKFTNNCYKDSLIVAVSNIGTSFFAGLVIFSVIGFLAHELDVPVASVVDQGAGLAFIVYPEVVSRLPVAPVWSLLFFVMLLTLGLDSQFALMETVTTAILDGIPALRNYKFWVVLSAAVLGYGGGIIFTTNAGMYWLQLMDKYAANWSVLLIAISECILVAWVYGADRFLDDVQQMIGPRGRLWRFFWTWMWKVVTPAALFFILFFNWVEYEPLRYGAYVYPKWADAVGWVVGILPVLVIVGMAVSQLKPHRRRPTYDDDDDEDDDLDSRATNQRGGKTKQNKSKNRSVWCRAKMLLQPTSDWGPATRNITLTPSRTLTHTPSPGPPGGYDSVRDTIVLVNGQPMMVQPSSGTSTTQKLPGPSILKNSSKTDLITSQQV; translated from the exons ATGGAGGAATCGTCGCCGAGGATTCGTCCTTACTTGGACTGGGAC AACGAAGACAAGTACTCGGTGGCGAACAGCCAAGCTCCTTTACAAGGTGGTGAGGACGATCATCCGGAGCGTGGTACCTGGACAGGGAAATTTgatttccttttatctcttttggGATATAGCGTCGGTCTTGGCAACGTTTGGCGATTTCCCTATCTTTGTTATTCCAATGGGGGTGGAGCCTTCTTAATACCGTTCACGGTGATGTTGATCATCGCTGGATTGCCATTAATGTTCATGGAACTTTCCTTgg GTCAGTACGCTAGTCTTGGACCAGTAGCGGCTTATAAAAGATTCTGCCCTCTTCTTCGTGGTTTGGGCTATGGGATGGTACTCGTTAGCTCTGTCGTGATGCTCTATTACAATTTGATCATTGCCTGGacactatattatatttttgccTCGGTCGTTG GCGCTGGCGAATTACCATGGGCAAAATGTGAAGATCCATGGAGTACCGAGGATTGTTTCATGCCCGCTGCAGCTGAGGCCTGTACTTCTCAggactattattattataaaagaaaatgcttGAATTCAACGCAAATGGCTTCAATGGGATTGACTATTGAGAATATTACCAATGCCATTAGGAAACCACCTGCGGAGGAATACTTCAC tAATCACGTTTTGGGAATGAGTAGCGGTATCGAAGAAACTGGCTCGATTCGTCCGTCGATGGCGACGAGTCTTTTTCTAGCCTGGGTTATCGTATTCCTCTGCTTGAGTAAAGGCGTTCAAAGCTCGGGAAAAGTCGTTTACTTCACTGCACTCTTTCCTTACGTCGTTCTG ATCGCTCTCTTCGTTCGAGGCATTCTACTTCCCGGTGCCACAGAGGGTATACTGTTCTATTTAACCCCCGATTGGAAGAGACTTATGTCGGCCAAAGTCTGGGGTGACGCGGCTGTTCAAATATTCTTCGCCCTGAGTCCAGCCTGGGGTGGATTGATAACTTTGAGTTCTTACAACAAATTCACGAACAACTGCTACAAGGATTCATTGATCGTAGCCGTTAGCAATATCGGAACATCCTTCTTCGCTGGTCTAGTCATTTTCTCTGTTATCGGCTTCCTTGCTCACGAACTCGACGTACCAGTTGCGTCTGTCGTAGATCAAGGTGCTGGTTTAGCATTTATCGTTTATCCCGAA GTAGTATCTCGTCTACCGGTTGCGCCAGTCTGGTCATTGTTATTCTTCGTAATGCTATTGACCTTGGGATTGGACTCGCAATTCGCATTAATGGAGACGGTAACAACCGCGATACTCGACGGTATACCAGCATTAAGGAATTACAAATTTTGGGTAGTCCTGTCGGCAGCTGTTCTCGGTTATGGCGGTGGTATTATATTCACAACGAAC gCCGGCATGTATTGGCTACAATTGATGGACAAATACGCAGCTAATTGGTCTGTCCTATTGATCGCCATAAGCGAATGCATTTTAGTAGCATGGGTCTATGGTGCCGATCGATTTCTCGACGATGTACAACAGATGATAGGACCGCGTGGTCGTCTTTGGAGATTCTTTTGGACTTGGATGTGGAAAGTCGTAACGCCTGCCGCCTTGTTCTTCATTTTGTTCTTCAATTGGGTCGAGTACGAACCATTGAGATACGGTGCTTACGTGTATCCCAAGTGGGCCGATGCAGTTGGTTGGGTCGTTGGTATACTGCCCGTTTTGGTGATCGTTGGTATGGCTGtt AGCCAATTGAAACCTCATCGTCGACGACCGAcctacgatgacgacgacgacgaggatgacgaTCTCGACTCTAGAGCGACCAATCAAAGGGgaggaaaaacgaaacaaaacaagagTAAGAATAGGAGTGTCTGGTGTCGTGCAAAAATGTTGCTCCAGCCGACTTCAGATTGGGGTCCTGCTACGCGTAACATTACGTTAACACCATCGAGGACGCTTACTCATACACCGTCACCGG GCCCGCCAGGTGGTTACGACTCGGTACGAGACACAATAGTCTTGGTGAACGGTCAACCAATGATGGTACAACCATCGAGTGGTACGAGTACCACCCAAAAACTTCCCGGGCCTTCGATTCTCAAGAATTCAAGCAAAACCGACCTGATAACTTCGCAACAGGTCTGA
- the LOC127072211 gene encoding ubiquitin-protein ligase E3A isoform X2: MDLQHCATNFGHIGSLVGAESPCSDMKRAAAKKLIERYFYQLTEGCGNPQCNNQNCASSGKITNLTPNQAAAQAIQLFSQEARLCDGTQPSKVARTTLEPGPASLAKSLPVKNVNPTCSDEGKSEPYLTEAKLLDIINKCKSEGIYSLLIHTLGEVFSSREALSRSFQKTEKNDSPLAALLDRAPDNLLRPPADLNKEAVRSLQGEDKEEDSSDPSPTVPPNDDDTSVDLLAVRRAFKALWTLPGEAFESALVNALVTLADTIELHLRVFGKTPSHSMDSLLNVFLIVFEIPMLGNSEYLELALHMLCKAVSCFPTLAQAKLARVWARHCKPTLPSLLQALQELITVKVISGSFSRDYCVQDADTITAPTKVMRILYYASMLAGELDSSELALNEDGDTTKIDKSGPCKMTSQIPQDPLAKELGISALDARKPFISFTDFYNEPLSDAIEMDKDFAYYKSEEPQKFSFMNYAFILTPATKTLGLYYDNRIRMYNERRMSFLQTVVGQPTNPYLRLKVRRDHLIDDALVELEMVAMENPSDLKKQLVVEFEGEQGVDEGGVSKEFFQLVVEEIFNPDYGMFTTQEDTQLTWFNPTSFESDAQFTLIGVVLGLAIYNNVILDVRFPMVVYRKLLGRKGGFADLEDWSPTLYRTLTELIAYTEDDMSDTFMQTFRVGYKDVFGSISFHDLRENGDETYVTQENKKEFVDLYADFLLNRSVERQFKAFRRGFQMVTDESPLALLFRPEEIEQLVCGSKIFDFAELEAATEYEGGYTVDSEAVRNFWRVAHSLPPESQRRLLQFTTGSDRVPVGGLSRLKMVIARHGPDSDRLPIAHTCFNVLLLPDYSTIEKLQDRLLKAINYSKGFGML, encoded by the exons ATGGACTTACAACATTGTGCTACGAACTTTGGACACATCGGATCTTT GGTAGGAGCGGAAAGCCCTTGCAGCGATATGAAGCGTGCAGCTGCCAAGAAGCTTATTGAAAGGTACTTTTATCAACTTACCGAAGGATGTGGTAATCCTCAATGTAATAACCAAAACTGCGCATCCAGTGGGAAA ATTACAAATCTTACGCCAAATCAAGCTGCGGCTCAAGCCATTCAATTGTTCTCTCAAGAAGCTCGGCTATGCGATGGCACTCAACCGAGTAAAGTTGCTAGAACTACTTTAGAGCCAGGTCCTGCATCTTTGGCTAAGAGTCTACctgtaaaaaatgtaaatcctACTTGCTCGGATGAAG GGAAATCTGAACCATATCTAACCGAAGCCAAACTTCtggatataataaataaatgtaaatcaGAAGGAATATATTCGTTATTGATTCATACTTTGGGAGAAGTATTTTCTTCTAGAGAAGCATTAAGCCGAAGTTTCCAAAAGACTGAAAAAAATGACTCTCCCTTGGCTGCACTTCTTGACAGAGCACCTGATAATCTTTTAAGGCCACCTGCAGATTTGAACAAGGAAGCAGTTCGTTCGTTACAAGgtgaagataaagaagaagatagtagTGATCCATCTCCGACAGTTCCTCCTAACGATGACGATACTAGCGTTGACTTACTTGCCGTTAGAAGAGCATTTAAGGCATTATGGACACTTCcag gGGAAGCATTTGAATCAGCACTTGTAAATGCACTAGTCACTTTAGCAGATACCATAGAGTTACATTTAAGAGTATTTGGCAAAACACCTTCCCATAGCATGGACAGTCTCTTAAATGTATTCTTAATAGTATTTGAAATTCCGATGTTGGGAAATAGTGAATATCTTGAACTGGCACTTCATATGCTTTGTAAAGCTGTCAGCTGTTTCCCAACGTTAGCTCAAGCAAAATTAGCTCGTGTATGGGCCAGACATTGTAAGCCTACATTGCCTAGCCTTTTACAAGCTCTTCAAGAATTAATTACGGTGAAG GTAATAAGTGGATCATTTTCACGCGATTACTGCGTTCAGGATGCAGATACTATCACTGCTCCTACGAAAGTAATGAGGATTCTCTATTACGCTAGCATGTTAGCCGGAGAATTAGATAGCAGTGAGTTAGCCTTGAACGAAGATGGGGATACAACAAAAATTGACAAATCTGGCCCATGCAAAATGACGTCACAAATCCCACAG gaTCCATTAGCCAAAGAATTAGGAATTTCTGCATTGGATGCTCGCAAACCATTCATATCTTTCACCGATTTTTATAACGAACCACTGAGCGATGCTATCGAAATGGATAAAGATTTCGCTTATTACAAGAGTGAAGAACCTCAGAAATTTAGTTTTATGAATTATGCTTTTATCCTTACACCAGCCACAAAAACTTTGGGCCTATATTACGACAATCGTATAAGAATGtataatgaaagaagaatgagTTTCTTACAAACTGTCGTAGGACAACCTACCAATCCATATCTTAGATTAAAA GTACGTAGAGATCATTTGATAGATGATGCTTTGGTCGAATTGGAAATGGTAGCAATGGAGAACCCGTCGGATCTTAAAAAACAGTTGGTTGTCGAGTTTGAGGGTGAACAAGGTGTTGATGAAGGTGGTGTATCTAAAGAATTCTTTCAATTAGTTGTAGAGGAAATCTTCAATCCTGATTATGGCATGTTTACAACTCAG GAAGACACGCAATTAACGTGGTTCAATCCAACATCGTTTGAAAGCGATGCACAATTTACACTGATAGGAGTTGTTCTTGGATTAGCAATTTATAACAACGTGATATTAGACGTACGTTTCCCAATGGTAGTTTATCGGAAACTACTGGGTAGAAAAGGAGGATTTGCTGATTTAGAAGACTGGAGTCCTACTTTATATAGAACATTGACAGAATTAATAGCATATACCGAAGATGATATGTCGGATACATTTATGCAAACCTTCCGTGTTGGTTACAA AGATGTATTTGGTTCAATATCGTTCCATGATCTTCGCGAGAATGGTGATGAAACATATGTTacgcaagaaaataaaaaagaatttgtagaCCTTTATGCAGATTTTTTGCTAAATAGATCAGTGGAGAGACAATTCAAAGCATTCAGACGTGGTTTTCAAATGGTCACGGATGAAAGTCCACTTGCCCTACTTTTCAGACCAGAAGAAATAGAACAA CTCGTTTGCGGTAGTAAGATATTTGACTTCGCGGAATTGGAAGCAGCGACGGAATATGAGGGTGGTTATACCGTTGACAGCGAGGCAGTGCGTAATTTTTGGCGGGTAGCTCATTCATTACCGCCAGAAAGTCAAAGAAGGCTACTTCAGTTTACTACAGGTAGTGATCGAGTGCCAGTTGGAGGGCTTTCCAGGCTTAAGATGGTCATTGCTAGACATGGTCCAGATTCAGACAG attgcCCATTGCCCATACGTGCTTCAACGTATTGCTTCTACCAGACTACAGCACGATTGAAAAGTTACAAGATCGTTTATTAAAAGCGATCAACTATTCGAAGGGTTTTGGCATGTTGTGA
- the LOC127072211 gene encoding ubiquitin-protein ligase E3A isoform X1 translates to MSAKGQGDPGEDHASRVGAESPCSDMKRAAAKKLIERYFYQLTEGCGNPQCNNQNCASSGKITNLTPNQAAAQAIQLFSQEARLCDGTQPSKVARTTLEPGPASLAKSLPVKNVNPTCSDEGKSEPYLTEAKLLDIINKCKSEGIYSLLIHTLGEVFSSREALSRSFQKTEKNDSPLAALLDRAPDNLLRPPADLNKEAVRSLQGEDKEEDSSDPSPTVPPNDDDTSVDLLAVRRAFKALWTLPGEAFESALVNALVTLADTIELHLRVFGKTPSHSMDSLLNVFLIVFEIPMLGNSEYLELALHMLCKAVSCFPTLAQAKLARVWARHCKPTLPSLLQALQELITVKVISGSFSRDYCVQDADTITAPTKVMRILYYASMLAGELDSSELALNEDGDTTKIDKSGPCKMTSQIPQDPLAKELGISALDARKPFISFTDFYNEPLSDAIEMDKDFAYYKSEEPQKFSFMNYAFILTPATKTLGLYYDNRIRMYNERRMSFLQTVVGQPTNPYLRLKVRRDHLIDDALVELEMVAMENPSDLKKQLVVEFEGEQGVDEGGVSKEFFQLVVEEIFNPDYGMFTTQEDTQLTWFNPTSFESDAQFTLIGVVLGLAIYNNVILDVRFPMVVYRKLLGRKGGFADLEDWSPTLYRTLTELIAYTEDDMSDTFMQTFRVGYKDVFGSISFHDLRENGDETYVTQENKKEFVDLYADFLLNRSVERQFKAFRRGFQMVTDESPLALLFRPEEIEQLVCGSKIFDFAELEAATEYEGGYTVDSEAVRNFWRVAHSLPPESQRRLLQFTTGSDRVPVGGLSRLKMVIARHGPDSDRLPIAHTCFNVLLLPDYSTIEKLQDRLLKAINYSKGFGML, encoded by the exons ATGAGCGCCAAGGGCCAAGGGGACCCTGGAGAAGATCACGCTTCCAG GGTAGGAGCGGAAAGCCCTTGCAGCGATATGAAGCGTGCAGCTGCCAAGAAGCTTATTGAAAGGTACTTTTATCAACTTACCGAAGGATGTGGTAATCCTCAATGTAATAACCAAAACTGCGCATCCAGTGGGAAA ATTACAAATCTTACGCCAAATCAAGCTGCGGCTCAAGCCATTCAATTGTTCTCTCAAGAAGCTCGGCTATGCGATGGCACTCAACCGAGTAAAGTTGCTAGAACTACTTTAGAGCCAGGTCCTGCATCTTTGGCTAAGAGTCTACctgtaaaaaatgtaaatcctACTTGCTCGGATGAAG GGAAATCTGAACCATATCTAACCGAAGCCAAACTTCtggatataataaataaatgtaaatcaGAAGGAATATATTCGTTATTGATTCATACTTTGGGAGAAGTATTTTCTTCTAGAGAAGCATTAAGCCGAAGTTTCCAAAAGACTGAAAAAAATGACTCTCCCTTGGCTGCACTTCTTGACAGAGCACCTGATAATCTTTTAAGGCCACCTGCAGATTTGAACAAGGAAGCAGTTCGTTCGTTACAAGgtgaagataaagaagaagatagtagTGATCCATCTCCGACAGTTCCTCCTAACGATGACGATACTAGCGTTGACTTACTTGCCGTTAGAAGAGCATTTAAGGCATTATGGACACTTCcag gGGAAGCATTTGAATCAGCACTTGTAAATGCACTAGTCACTTTAGCAGATACCATAGAGTTACATTTAAGAGTATTTGGCAAAACACCTTCCCATAGCATGGACAGTCTCTTAAATGTATTCTTAATAGTATTTGAAATTCCGATGTTGGGAAATAGTGAATATCTTGAACTGGCACTTCATATGCTTTGTAAAGCTGTCAGCTGTTTCCCAACGTTAGCTCAAGCAAAATTAGCTCGTGTATGGGCCAGACATTGTAAGCCTACATTGCCTAGCCTTTTACAAGCTCTTCAAGAATTAATTACGGTGAAG GTAATAAGTGGATCATTTTCACGCGATTACTGCGTTCAGGATGCAGATACTATCACTGCTCCTACGAAAGTAATGAGGATTCTCTATTACGCTAGCATGTTAGCCGGAGAATTAGATAGCAGTGAGTTAGCCTTGAACGAAGATGGGGATACAACAAAAATTGACAAATCTGGCCCATGCAAAATGACGTCACAAATCCCACAG gaTCCATTAGCCAAAGAATTAGGAATTTCTGCATTGGATGCTCGCAAACCATTCATATCTTTCACCGATTTTTATAACGAACCACTGAGCGATGCTATCGAAATGGATAAAGATTTCGCTTATTACAAGAGTGAAGAACCTCAGAAATTTAGTTTTATGAATTATGCTTTTATCCTTACACCAGCCACAAAAACTTTGGGCCTATATTACGACAATCGTATAAGAATGtataatgaaagaagaatgagTTTCTTACAAACTGTCGTAGGACAACCTACCAATCCATATCTTAGATTAAAA GTACGTAGAGATCATTTGATAGATGATGCTTTGGTCGAATTGGAAATGGTAGCAATGGAGAACCCGTCGGATCTTAAAAAACAGTTGGTTGTCGAGTTTGAGGGTGAACAAGGTGTTGATGAAGGTGGTGTATCTAAAGAATTCTTTCAATTAGTTGTAGAGGAAATCTTCAATCCTGATTATGGCATGTTTACAACTCAG GAAGACACGCAATTAACGTGGTTCAATCCAACATCGTTTGAAAGCGATGCACAATTTACACTGATAGGAGTTGTTCTTGGATTAGCAATTTATAACAACGTGATATTAGACGTACGTTTCCCAATGGTAGTTTATCGGAAACTACTGGGTAGAAAAGGAGGATTTGCTGATTTAGAAGACTGGAGTCCTACTTTATATAGAACATTGACAGAATTAATAGCATATACCGAAGATGATATGTCGGATACATTTATGCAAACCTTCCGTGTTGGTTACAA AGATGTATTTGGTTCAATATCGTTCCATGATCTTCGCGAGAATGGTGATGAAACATATGTTacgcaagaaaataaaaaagaatttgtagaCCTTTATGCAGATTTTTTGCTAAATAGATCAGTGGAGAGACAATTCAAAGCATTCAGACGTGGTTTTCAAATGGTCACGGATGAAAGTCCACTTGCCCTACTTTTCAGACCAGAAGAAATAGAACAA CTCGTTTGCGGTAGTAAGATATTTGACTTCGCGGAATTGGAAGCAGCGACGGAATATGAGGGTGGTTATACCGTTGACAGCGAGGCAGTGCGTAATTTTTGGCGGGTAGCTCATTCATTACCGCCAGAAAGTCAAAGAAGGCTACTTCAGTTTACTACAGGTAGTGATCGAGTGCCAGTTGGAGGGCTTTCCAGGCTTAAGATGGTCATTGCTAGACATGGTCCAGATTCAGACAG attgcCCATTGCCCATACGTGCTTCAACGTATTGCTTCTACCAGACTACAGCACGATTGAAAAGTTACAAGATCGTTTATTAAAAGCGATCAACTATTCGAAGGGTTTTGGCATGTTGTGA
- the LOC127072211 gene encoding ubiquitin-protein ligase E3A isoform X3, protein MKRAAAKKLIERYFYQLTEGCGNPQCNNQNCASSGKITNLTPNQAAAQAIQLFSQEARLCDGTQPSKVARTTLEPGPASLAKSLPVKNVNPTCSDEGKSEPYLTEAKLLDIINKCKSEGIYSLLIHTLGEVFSSREALSRSFQKTEKNDSPLAALLDRAPDNLLRPPADLNKEAVRSLQGEDKEEDSSDPSPTVPPNDDDTSVDLLAVRRAFKALWTLPGEAFESALVNALVTLADTIELHLRVFGKTPSHSMDSLLNVFLIVFEIPMLGNSEYLELALHMLCKAVSCFPTLAQAKLARVWARHCKPTLPSLLQALQELITVKVISGSFSRDYCVQDADTITAPTKVMRILYYASMLAGELDSSELALNEDGDTTKIDKSGPCKMTSQIPQDPLAKELGISALDARKPFISFTDFYNEPLSDAIEMDKDFAYYKSEEPQKFSFMNYAFILTPATKTLGLYYDNRIRMYNERRMSFLQTVVGQPTNPYLRLKVRRDHLIDDALVELEMVAMENPSDLKKQLVVEFEGEQGVDEGGVSKEFFQLVVEEIFNPDYGMFTTQEDTQLTWFNPTSFESDAQFTLIGVVLGLAIYNNVILDVRFPMVVYRKLLGRKGGFADLEDWSPTLYRTLTELIAYTEDDMSDTFMQTFRVGYKDVFGSISFHDLRENGDETYVTQENKKEFVDLYADFLLNRSVERQFKAFRRGFQMVTDESPLALLFRPEEIEQLVCGSKIFDFAELEAATEYEGGYTVDSEAVRNFWRVAHSLPPESQRRLLQFTTGSDRVPVGGLSRLKMVIARHGPDSDRLPIAHTCFNVLLLPDYSTIEKLQDRLLKAINYSKGFGML, encoded by the exons ATGAAGCGTGCAGCTGCCAAGAAGCTTATTGAAAGGTACTTTTATCAACTTACCGAAGGATGTGGTAATCCTCAATGTAATAACCAAAACTGCGCATCCAGTGGGAAA ATTACAAATCTTACGCCAAATCAAGCTGCGGCTCAAGCCATTCAATTGTTCTCTCAAGAAGCTCGGCTATGCGATGGCACTCAACCGAGTAAAGTTGCTAGAACTACTTTAGAGCCAGGTCCTGCATCTTTGGCTAAGAGTCTACctgtaaaaaatgtaaatcctACTTGCTCGGATGAAG GGAAATCTGAACCATATCTAACCGAAGCCAAACTTCtggatataataaataaatgtaaatcaGAAGGAATATATTCGTTATTGATTCATACTTTGGGAGAAGTATTTTCTTCTAGAGAAGCATTAAGCCGAAGTTTCCAAAAGACTGAAAAAAATGACTCTCCCTTGGCTGCACTTCTTGACAGAGCACCTGATAATCTTTTAAGGCCACCTGCAGATTTGAACAAGGAAGCAGTTCGTTCGTTACAAGgtgaagataaagaagaagatagtagTGATCCATCTCCGACAGTTCCTCCTAACGATGACGATACTAGCGTTGACTTACTTGCCGTTAGAAGAGCATTTAAGGCATTATGGACACTTCcag gGGAAGCATTTGAATCAGCACTTGTAAATGCACTAGTCACTTTAGCAGATACCATAGAGTTACATTTAAGAGTATTTGGCAAAACACCTTCCCATAGCATGGACAGTCTCTTAAATGTATTCTTAATAGTATTTGAAATTCCGATGTTGGGAAATAGTGAATATCTTGAACTGGCACTTCATATGCTTTGTAAAGCTGTCAGCTGTTTCCCAACGTTAGCTCAAGCAAAATTAGCTCGTGTATGGGCCAGACATTGTAAGCCTACATTGCCTAGCCTTTTACAAGCTCTTCAAGAATTAATTACGGTGAAG GTAATAAGTGGATCATTTTCACGCGATTACTGCGTTCAGGATGCAGATACTATCACTGCTCCTACGAAAGTAATGAGGATTCTCTATTACGCTAGCATGTTAGCCGGAGAATTAGATAGCAGTGAGTTAGCCTTGAACGAAGATGGGGATACAACAAAAATTGACAAATCTGGCCCATGCAAAATGACGTCACAAATCCCACAG gaTCCATTAGCCAAAGAATTAGGAATTTCTGCATTGGATGCTCGCAAACCATTCATATCTTTCACCGATTTTTATAACGAACCACTGAGCGATGCTATCGAAATGGATAAAGATTTCGCTTATTACAAGAGTGAAGAACCTCAGAAATTTAGTTTTATGAATTATGCTTTTATCCTTACACCAGCCACAAAAACTTTGGGCCTATATTACGACAATCGTATAAGAATGtataatgaaagaagaatgagTTTCTTACAAACTGTCGTAGGACAACCTACCAATCCATATCTTAGATTAAAA GTACGTAGAGATCATTTGATAGATGATGCTTTGGTCGAATTGGAAATGGTAGCAATGGAGAACCCGTCGGATCTTAAAAAACAGTTGGTTGTCGAGTTTGAGGGTGAACAAGGTGTTGATGAAGGTGGTGTATCTAAAGAATTCTTTCAATTAGTTGTAGAGGAAATCTTCAATCCTGATTATGGCATGTTTACAACTCAG GAAGACACGCAATTAACGTGGTTCAATCCAACATCGTTTGAAAGCGATGCACAATTTACACTGATAGGAGTTGTTCTTGGATTAGCAATTTATAACAACGTGATATTAGACGTACGTTTCCCAATGGTAGTTTATCGGAAACTACTGGGTAGAAAAGGAGGATTTGCTGATTTAGAAGACTGGAGTCCTACTTTATATAGAACATTGACAGAATTAATAGCATATACCGAAGATGATATGTCGGATACATTTATGCAAACCTTCCGTGTTGGTTACAA AGATGTATTTGGTTCAATATCGTTCCATGATCTTCGCGAGAATGGTGATGAAACATATGTTacgcaagaaaataaaaaagaatttgtagaCCTTTATGCAGATTTTTTGCTAAATAGATCAGTGGAGAGACAATTCAAAGCATTCAGACGTGGTTTTCAAATGGTCACGGATGAAAGTCCACTTGCCCTACTTTTCAGACCAGAAGAAATAGAACAA CTCGTTTGCGGTAGTAAGATATTTGACTTCGCGGAATTGGAAGCAGCGACGGAATATGAGGGTGGTTATACCGTTGACAGCGAGGCAGTGCGTAATTTTTGGCGGGTAGCTCATTCATTACCGCCAGAAAGTCAAAGAAGGCTACTTCAGTTTACTACAGGTAGTGATCGAGTGCCAGTTGGAGGGCTTTCCAGGCTTAAGATGGTCATTGCTAGACATGGTCCAGATTCAGACAG attgcCCATTGCCCATACGTGCTTCAACGTATTGCTTCTACCAGACTACAGCACGATTGAAAAGTTACAAGATCGTTTATTAAAAGCGATCAACTATTCGAAGGGTTTTGGCATGTTGTGA
- the LOC127072218 gene encoding uncharacterized protein LOC127072218, producing the protein MWNETNFYRSPNDPKMRQLQRVSRYSQDSSNETQRECLDEIIQQSYLSTSGYYDNQKNSFTSSTISNGFNQSDKEDKSITNQPNSWKQEKSGDWKYEKEELWQTIEQSLNDKTSTQEEAINSDIKYRHLYSIPNYNKIHFGDLSDSEITDDCDFKDPNVLTINKKPKTLLFNIREYLANYQESNGIPRTEYPFTDLVKVMGQATGRSLIALLYVIINTAPIVEIFLYILRFILDKLIYIKNTNDIRQMMIKYVILGIQLLSIYVCLTFIFGLIVLPIVYMVLHIVAKILSYNY; encoded by the exons ATGTGGAACGAGACTAATTTCTATCGTAGTCCTAATGATCCAAAGATGAGGCAATTGCAAAGAGTATCACGATACTCTCAAGACTCTTCGAACGAAACTCAGAGAGAATGTTTGGATGAAATAATTCAACAATCC TATCTGTCGACAAGCGGATATTATGACAACCAAAAGAACAGTTTTACATCTTCTACGATCTCTAATGGTTTTAATCAATCCGATAAAGAGGATAAATCGATAACAAATCAACCAAATTCGTGGAAGCAAGAAAAGTCAGGAGATTggaaatacgaaaaagaagaactttgGCAGACGATAGAACAATCTTTGAATGATAAAACTTCGACTCAAGAAGAAGCCATAAATTCGGATATCAAATATAGGCATCTTTACAGCATAcctaattacaataaaattcatttcggTGATCTTAGTGATTCGGAAATAACAG ATGATTGCGACTTTAAGGATCCTAATGTTCTTACTATCAATAAAAAGCCAAAGACACTTTTATTCAATATAAGAGAATATTTAGCAAATTATCAAGAATCCAATGGTATTCCACGCACGGAATATCCTTTTACGGATCTTGTTAAGGTCATGGGTCAAGCAACAGGTCGATCATTGATTGCTCTGCTTTATGTCATCATTAATACTGCCCCCATTGTCGAA atatttctttatatcctACGATTCATACTGGACAAATTGATCTATATAAAGAATACTAATGATATACGTCAAATGATGATCAAATACGTAATACTTGGAATACAATTGCTAAGCATTTACGTTTGTTTAACGTTTATATTCGGTTTAATTGTTTTGCCAATTGTATACATGGTTCTTCATATAGTAGcaaaaattttatcgtataattattga